A window from Ignavibacteriota bacterium encodes these proteins:
- a CDS encoding type II secretion system F family protein, which yields MIELRFNAVKANGQAISGTISAATFNAGKKKIQELAEKHGLKTKSIEKKSTFIFKVRKGSEKPFTGEQKAFNKDEVTQALSKLGYQVISVNKKLFEMNMKPPAQEIVSFVKISAELLDQKLPYSEIMTLLQNDLENKTLRETLKQINNELKKGADSEAVYLKYEGVFGKFTAYMLGLASKSGNMTEIYRATAKFLERQQEFKKNLRSALITPMITLFILFIAVLFYVGYIFPETAKLFLKFDIPLPPMTAATLDFSDFILSNPILLTIIILGPPIALWRFSKTEKGKFFLDKYMLKIPIMGSLIHKTNIEVFCRVFYTLYTGSADSIEPIRIAAEATGNRYFESQIKNVSIPLMVSKGIGLTDALEASGIFTPTAISRFHSGEETGTIKNTAKQLANYYESETVFRLKNVIEMIQVFIAMIIMIVMIGLTLVSAETATISPKPPTM from the coding sequence ATGATAGAATTACGTTTTAATGCAGTAAAAGCAAATGGTCAAGCAATTTCAGGAACGATAAGTGCCGCAACATTTAACGCGGGCAAAAAGAAAATTCAAGAACTTGCTGAAAAACATGGATTAAAAACTAAATCAATTGAGAAAAAATCCACTTTTATTTTTAAAGTAAGAAAAGGAAGTGAAAAACCTTTTACCGGTGAACAAAAAGCATTTAATAAAGATGAAGTAACTCAAGCTTTGTCAAAACTTGGATATCAAGTAATTTCTGTAAATAAAAAACTTTTTGAAATGAATATGAAACCTCCGGCACAGGAGATTGTTTCATTTGTAAAAATTAGTGCAGAGTTATTAGATCAAAAATTGCCATACAGCGAAATTATGACTTTGCTACAAAATGATCTTGAAAATAAAACCTTAAGAGAAACTTTGAAGCAAATAAACAATGAGCTTAAAAAAGGTGCTGATAGTGAAGCCGTTTACTTAAAGTATGAAGGAGTTTTTGGGAAATTTACTGCCTATATGCTTGGGTTAGCATCAAAAAGTGGTAACATGACAGAGATTTATCGTGCTACTGCAAAATTTCTTGAACGTCAACAAGAATTTAAGAAAAACTTACGAAGCGCACTTATAACACCAATGATTACTTTATTTATTCTTTTTATTGCTGTGCTATTTTACGTTGGCTATATTTTTCCGGAAACAGCAAAATTGTTTTTAAAGTTTGATATTCCACTTCCTCCAATGACAGCAGCTACTTTAGATTTTAGCGATTTCATTTTATCAAATCCAATTTTACTAACAATAATAATTTTAGGTCCGCCAATAGCACTTTGGAGATTTTCAAAAACAGAAAAGGGAAAATTCTTTTTAGATAAATATATGCTGAAAATTCCAATAATGGGCTCTTTAATTCATAAAACAAATATTGAAGTATTTTGCCGTGTATTTTACACTTTATATACTGGTTCTGCAGATAGTATAGAACCAATTAGAATTGCAGCGGAAGCTACTGGAAATAGATACTTCGAAAGTCAAATTAAAAATGTCTCGATTCCACTGATGGTAAGTAAAGGTATCGGACTTACGGACGCATTAGAAGCGAGCGGCATTTTTACTCCAACTGCAATATCAAGATTTCACTCCGGGGAAGAAACCGGAACAATTAAAAATACTGCAAAGCAGTTAGCTAATTATTATGAAAGCGAAACAGTGTTTAGGTTAAAAAATGTAATTGAAATGATTCAAGTATTTATAGCAATGATAATAATGATTGTTATGATAGGCTTAACTTTAGTTTCGGCAGAAACGGCAACAATTAGTCCTAAACCACCAACAATGTAA
- a CDS encoding thymidine phosphorylase has product MNTVTLIKKKRDKEELNYAEINFLISSYSKNLIPDYQFSAFLMAGFLNGFTENETSHLTKAMLYSGKVINLNHIKGKKVDKHSTGGVGDKTSLIIAPIAAAAGVNVPMISGRGLGHSGGTLDKLETIPGFNTNLSLAQYQSILQKCGAVLIGQTKDVAPADKLIYALRDVTATVESIPLITGSIMSKKLAEGIDGLVLDVKTGSGAFMKTLKDADKLATSLIDTAKSFDKEVIAFITDMNQPLGNYIGNWLEVFESVKILHGEKVNGLYELSLNLSGAMIYLGGKAKSIEEGYEISEELIRNGKAFDKFLEIVKLQKGDVKYVKKPESYPKAKYSEIIYSEKNGYLKSLDNYQIGMASLELGAGRITKTDIIDPTAGIIFYPKIGDKISKGEKIAELFSNKKVKIEEAKLRITNSITISSNKVKPEKLIKKIIS; this is encoded by the coding sequence ATGAATACTGTAACTTTAATTAAAAAGAAACGCGATAAAGAAGAATTAAATTATGCCGAAATTAATTTCCTAATTTCTTCATATAGCAAAAATTTAATTCCTGATTATCAATTTTCAGCATTTTTAATGGCTGGATTTTTAAATGGATTTACTGAAAATGAAACTTCGCATTTAACTAAAGCAATGCTTTATAGCGGAAAAGTTATCAACTTAAATCACATTAAAGGGAAGAAAGTTGATAAACATTCTACCGGCGGAGTTGGCGATAAAACCTCGCTAATAATAGCTCCAATTGCTGCTGCTGCGGGAGTTAATGTTCCAATGATTTCGGGTAGAGGTTTAGGTCATAGCGGTGGAACACTTGATAAGTTGGAAACAATTCCGGGATTTAATACAAATCTTTCGCTGGCACAATATCAAAGTATTTTACAAAAATGCGGAGCGGTTTTAATTGGACAAACAAAAGATGTTGCGCCGGCAGATAAGCTAATTTATGCTTTGCGCGATGTTACCGCAACTGTTGAATCAATTCCACTTATTACCGGAAGTATAATGAGTAAAAAATTAGCAGAAGGGATTGATGGTTTAGTTTTAGATGTTAAAACTGGAAGCGGCGCTTTTATGAAAACTTTAAAAGACGCAGACAAACTTGCTACTTCATTAATTGATACAGCAAAATCATTTGATAAAGAAGTTATTGCTTTTATTACAGATATGAATCAGCCTTTGGGAAATTATATTGGTAATTGGCTCGAAGTTTTTGAATCTGTAAAAATTTTACATGGTGAAAAAGTTAACGGTTTATATGAACTTTCGCTCAATCTTTCTGGAGCAATGATTTATCTTGGCGGAAAAGCAAAATCAATTGAAGAGGGCTATGAAATTTCTGAAGAGTTAATTAGGAATGGAAAAGCTTTTGATAAATTTCTTGAGATCGTAAAACTTCAGAAAGGCGATGTAAAATATGTAAAAAAACCGGAAAGTTATCCAAAAGCAAAATACTCAGAAATAATTTATTCCGAAAAAAACGGATATTTAAAATCATTAGATAATTACCAAATAGGAATGGCATCTTTGGAATTAGGGGCGGGTAGAATTACGAAAACAGATATAATTGATCCAACCGCCGGAATAATATTTTATCCAAAAATTGGTGATAAAATTAGCAAAGGTGAAAAAATTGCGGAACTGTTTTCAAATAAAAAAGTCAAAATAGAGGAAGCAAAATTACGAATTACAAATTCGATTACAATTTCATCAAATAAAGTAAAACCAGAAAAATTGATAAAAAAAATAATTAGTTAG
- a CDS encoding prohibitin family protein, whose protein sequence is MYFILGVLVAVVFFAIHVSVKKNKRFQEASITLIIAIASAIFAFAQIFTVIPAGTVGVVDFLGTVSDKTLKPGVNLVNPVARIIKYSFKTQEIKETMTVPSKEGLSVNLELSLQFRLDPSKTNEIYKSIEGGDYLNVILVPQFRSVTRGVTAKYEAKALYTASRKQLEDEIVNELQHLVGDRGIIIEKAPLRQVALPERLTQSIEEKLQAEQESQRMSFILQKEEQEADRKRIEAKGIADFQTIVSNGINENLLKWKGIEATEKLANSSNSKIVIIGSGKDGLPIILGNN, encoded by the coding sequence ATGTATTTCATACTTGGTGTTTTAGTTGCGGTAGTTTTCTTCGCAATTCATGTAAGTGTAAAAAAGAATAAAAGATTTCAAGAGGCATCAATCACTTTAATTATTGCAATTGCATCAGCAATTTTTGCTTTTGCTCAAATATTTACTGTAATTCCGGCCGGTACTGTTGGAGTTGTAGATTTTCTTGGAACTGTAAGTGATAAAACTTTAAAACCCGGTGTTAATCTTGTAAATCCAGTTGCCCGAATTATAAAATATAGTTTTAAAACTCAAGAAATTAAAGAAACAATGACTGTTCCTTCAAAAGAGGGATTAAGTGTAAATTTGGAATTAAGTCTACAATTCCGCCTTGATCCATCCAAAACGAATGAAATTTATAAATCAATTGAAGGCGGAGATTATTTGAATGTAATTCTTGTTCCGCAATTTAGATCTGTTACACGAGGTGTAACAGCAAAATATGAAGCTAAAGCTTTGTATACGGCATCACGTAAACAATTGGAAGACGAAATTGTAAATGAACTTCAGCATTTAGTTGGTGATAGAGGAATTATTATTGAAAAAGCTCCATTGCGACAAGTCGCATTGCCAGAAAGATTAACACAATCAATTGAAGAAAAATTGCAAGCTGAGCAAGAAAGTCAGAGAATGTCCTTTATTCTCCAAAAGGAAGAACAAGAAGCAGATAGAAAAAGAATTGAAGCAAAGGGAATTGCGGATTTTCAAACAATTGTTAGCAATGGAATTAATGAAAATCTTTTAAAATGGAAAGGAATTGAAGCAACGGAGAAATTAGCAAATTCATCAAATTCAAAAATTGTTATAATTGGTTCTGGTAAGGATGGTTTACCAATTATTTTAGGAAACAACTAA
- the pepT gene encoding peptidase T, with amino-acid sequence MFDPNYKFTCVDRFLKYVKFDTQSDEESSTFPSDPKQLELSKYLVDELKEIGLTDAHMDENGYVIATLKSNTEKNVPVIGFISHVDTSPAVSGKDVNPQIVKNYNGSDITLLNGKIIDVANNPELKDMLGFDIITTDGTTLLGADDKAGIAEIMDAMNYLVQHPEIKHGTIKICFTPDEEVGRGTEKFNVEKFGAKYAYTIDGGTRGEIETETFSADAVNIEFIGKNVHPGYAKGKMINSVKMASYFLELLPKDKLSPETTEKREGYVHCTTINGNEEKTVLKFIIRDFIDTKLKEYENYLEELVNKTVEKFPGSSSNFKVIEQYRNMKNILVQHPEIEANAIEALERLGIKPIQSPIRGGTDGSRLSFMGLPTPNIFAGGHNFHAVTEYVAIQDMEMSTKTIVEICKIWEEKA; translated from the coding sequence ATGTTCGATCCAAATTATAAGTTTACTTGTGTTGATAGATTTTTAAAATATGTAAAATTTGATACTCAATCGGATGAAGAGTCTTCAACATTTCCAAGTGATCCCAAGCAGCTTGAACTTTCAAAATATCTTGTTGATGAATTAAAAGAAATTGGTTTAACCGATGCCCACATGGATGAAAATGGTTATGTAATTGCAACCCTAAAAAGTAATACAGAAAAAAATGTTCCGGTAATTGGATTTATTTCACATGTTGATACTTCACCGGCGGTAAGTGGGAAAGATGTAAATCCGCAAATTGTAAAAAATTATAATGGAAGCGATATTACTTTGTTAAATGGTAAAATTATCGATGTCGCGAACAATCCGGAACTAAAAGATATGTTGGGATTTGATATAATAACGACAGATGGAACAACACTTTTAGGCGCTGATGATAAAGCTGGTATTGCAGAAATTATGGATGCAATGAATTATTTAGTTCAACATCCGGAAATAAAACACGGAACAATAAAAATTTGTTTTACTCCGGATGAAGAAGTTGGTAGAGGAACGGAAAAATTTAATGTTGAAAAATTCGGTGCAAAATATGCTTACACAATTGACGGAGGAACGAGAGGAGAAATTGAAACAGAAACTTTTAGTGCAGATGCCGTAAACATTGAATTTATTGGGAAAAATGTTCATCCCGGCTATGCAAAAGGAAAGATGATCAATTCAGTAAAAATGGCTTCATACTTTTTAGAACTTTTACCAAAAGATAAACTATCTCCTGAAACGACAGAAAAAAGAGAAGGTTATGTTCATTGCACAACAATAAATGGGAATGAAGAAAAAACAGTTTTAAAATTTATCATTAGAGATTTTATTGATACAAAATTAAAAGAATATGAAAATTATCTTGAAGAATTAGTAAACAAAACCGTAGAAAAATTCCCCGGATCAAGCAGTAATTTTAAGGTAATTGAACAATACAGAAATATGAAAAATATTTTAGTTCAACATCCGGAAATTGAAGCTAATGCAATTGAAGCTTTAGAAAGGTTGGGAATTAAACCAATCCAGTCTCCAATTAGAGGTGGTACAGACGGATCACGGTTAAGTTTTATGGGTTTGCCGACGCCAAACATTTTTGCTGGCGGGCATAATTTCCATGCTGTAACCGAATATGTTGCAATTCAAGATATGGAAATGTCAACAAAAACTATTGTAGAAATATGTAAAATTTGGGAAGAAAAGGCATAA
- the aspS gene encoding aspartate--tRNA ligase encodes MDFKLRTHTCNDLRENNIGDSVVLNGWVDNRRDLGGVIFIDLRDRYGITQIVFEPTYNKDSHELGKVLRSEYVISIEGKVRKRPAGTENSNLASGNVDVMVDKLKILNEAKTPPFPIKDNIDVSEELRLKYRYLDLRRARMQNNLFIRHKFYQIVRRYFDEQNFIEVETPVLMKSTPEGARDFLVPSRLHKGSFYALPQSPQTYKQLLMVSGYDRYFQIVKCFRDEDLRADRQPEFTQIDVEMSFINEETIYQVVEGLMSKLYKEIKGKELPLPLKRLTYEEALEKYGSDKPDTRFGMEMITLNKVFTSTEFKVFKDTLDNGGIITSLLAKGCGDYTRNQLDVLTEFVKKLGAGGLIWMRVKEEGLEAPISKFLTDTEKNNIISNLNAKVGDLVLILSGTKHKALPIMGNLRLEMAKRLNLNQNQKEDELIWVTKFPLFEWDDETQRLYAMHHPFTSPQLEDVEYLESNPLKVHARAYDLVMNGNEIAGGSIRIYNSELQARMFKALGISDEEAKEKFGFLMNAFQYGAPPHGGIAFGLDRMVMLFTEENSIRDLIAFPKTTSGLSLMDEAPSKVNDEQLRDLHIRLRK; translated from the coding sequence ATGGATTTTAAACTTCGCACACATACTTGTAATGATTTAAGAGAAAATAATATTGGAGATTCTGTTGTTTTAAACGGCTGGGTTGATAATCGCCGTGATTTAGGCGGGGTAATTTTTATAGATTTAAGAGATAGATATGGAATTACGCAAATTGTTTTTGAACCAACTTATAATAAAGATTCACATGAATTAGGCAAAGTTTTAAGAAGCGAATATGTAATTTCAATTGAAGGAAAAGTTAGAAAAAGACCAGCCGGAACGGAAAACTCGAATTTAGCTTCCGGAAATGTTGATGTAATGGTTGATAAATTAAAAATTTTAAACGAAGCAAAAACTCCACCATTTCCAATAAAAGATAATATTGATGTTTCCGAAGAATTAAGATTAAAGTATAGATATCTCGATTTAAGAAGAGCAAGAATGCAAAACAATCTTTTTATTCGACATAAATTCTATCAAATTGTAAGAAGATATTTTGATGAACAGAATTTTATTGAAGTTGAAACTCCGGTTTTGATGAAAAGTACTCCGGAAGGTGCTCGTGATTTTTTAGTCCCAAGCAGACTTCATAAAGGAAGTTTTTACGCTCTTCCACAATCTCCGCAAACGTATAAACAATTATTAATGGTTTCGGGATATGATAGATATTTTCAAATTGTAAAATGTTTTAGAGATGAAGATTTACGTGCAGATCGTCAGCCGGAATTTACTCAAATAGACGTTGAAATGTCTTTCATCAATGAAGAAACTATTTATCAAGTTGTTGAAGGATTAATGTCAAAATTGTATAAAGAAATTAAAGGAAAAGAACTTCCGCTTCCGCTTAAAAGATTAACCTATGAAGAAGCTCTAGAAAAATATGGAAGTGATAAACCAGATACTAGATTTGGAATGGAAATGATTACTTTAAATAAGGTTTTTACATCAACGGAATTTAAAGTCTTTAAAGATACATTGGATAATGGCGGAATAATTACTTCATTATTGGCAAAAGGATGCGGTGATTACACACGAAATCAATTGGATGTTTTAACTGAATTTGTAAAAAAATTAGGTGCCGGCGGTTTAATTTGGATGAGAGTAAAAGAAGAAGGTTTGGAAGCGCCAATTTCTAAATTTTTAACAGATACTGAGAAAAATAATATAATTTCAAATTTAAATGCAAAGGTTGGTGATTTAGTTTTAATTCTTTCCGGAACAAAACATAAAGCACTTCCCATTATGGGCAATTTGCGTTTAGAGATGGCAAAAAGATTGAATTTAAATCAAAATCAAAAAGAAGATGAATTAATATGGGTTACAAAATTTCCACTTTTCGAGTGGGATGATGAAACTCAAAGATTATATGCAATGCATCATCCATTTACTTCACCTCAATTAGAAGATGTTGAATATCTAGAAAGTAATCCACTAAAAGTTCATGCAAGAGCCTATGATTTAGTTATGAACGGAAATGAAATTGCTGGTGGAAGTATTAGAATTTATAACTCAGAATTACAAGCAAGAATGTTTAAAGCATTGGGAATTTCGGATGAAGAAGCGAAAGAGAAATTCGGATTTTTGATGAATGCATTTCAATACGGAGCGCCACCACATGGTGGGATAGCGTTTGGTTTAGATAGAATGGTAATGCTTTTTACCGAAGAAAATTCAATAAGAGATTTAATTGCATTTCCAAAAACAACAAGCGGTTTATCATTAATGGATGAAGCCCCCTCAAAAGTAAATGATGAACAACTAAGAGATTTACACATTAGGCTTAGAAAATAA
- a CDS encoding DUF4159 domain-containing protein — translation MKEFLFFLSFLTFTNFIAQNSPYFEIARVKYSGGGDWYNDPSAEINLLKFVSENTNIKTNPVYKFVDIESNEIFSFPFLFLTGHGNIILTEKSVKNLREYLSSGGFLYIDDDYGLDKGIKRELKKVFSNNEFVELPFDHEIYHSFYKFEQGPPKTHEHDNKAPKGFGLFLGKRMVIYYTAESNPSDGWANPDVHNDSPEKREEALKFGTNIIIYALTN, via the coding sequence ATGAAAGAATTTTTGTTTTTCTTAAGTTTTCTTACTTTTACAAATTTTATTGCGCAAAATTCTCCATATTTTGAAATTGCACGTGTAAAATATTCCGGTGGTGGTGATTGGTACAACGATCCTTCTGCAGAAATAAATCTGCTAAAATTTGTTTCGGAAAATACAAATATTAAAACGAATCCGGTTTACAAATTTGTAGATATTGAATCAAATGAAATTTTTAGTTTTCCGTTTTTATTTTTAACTGGTCATGGAAATATAATTTTAACTGAGAAAAGTGTAAAAAATTTAAGAGAATATTTAAGTAGCGGTGGATTTCTATATATTGATGATGATTACGGTTTGGATAAAGGAATTAAAAGAGAATTAAAAAAAGTTTTCTCAAATAACGAATTTGTTGAACTTCCTTTTGATCATGAAATTTATCATTCATTTTACAAATTTGAGCAAGGTCCGCCAAAAACTCATGAACATGATAATAAAGCACCAAAAGGTTTTGGATTGTTTTTAGGAAAACGAATGGTTATTTATTATACTGCGGAAAGTAATCCAAGTGATGGCTGGGCTAATCCCGATGTACATAATGATTCACCGGAAAAAAGAGAAGAAGCATTAAAATTTGGGACGAATATTATTATTTATGCACTTACAAATTGA
- a CDS encoding type II/IV secretion system protein, whose amino-acid sequence MVEEKLEMTDKIGYLLLKKGIIDLDILEKALQIKDKEYGNAKRNLGQILVQEFGFDHDVVFREIAILYAFKEIIFNPLEYTETHITEMQKILEDAGEEVKTQLLEHKVLPYKFDDRIRDKLILAAIDPTDRSLTKIAYNLKAKKYELNFIKKKDYEKLSDLLVPRENEFLQMIESSDEVMHVDVDESSVSEEQLDSEINKSALVNLVEAALVEGVRRGVSDIHIFPKSGKKTEIHFRTDGKLQLWYTQDNTLPEAVMAVVKDRAKGLDRFERERAQDGFIQRQIDNVVIRYRVSVLPMVGTELKSKFESIVIRILDDRNVIKDLSKLGLVNYAKKAFEKAIKQPQGMVILTGPTGSGKSTTLIAALYQVINPTVNVLTVEDPVEYVIEGARQLKIGHKMNFEQAIRAILRHDPDIVLVGEMRDKETAETAIKLANTGHLTFSTLHTNDAPSAVARLFKMGVEPFLIAYAINIIVAQRLIRRLCENCKRKVSELDEAELESHGLKIEEWKNYDVYEAVGCEKCNKSGYKGRLAIHEALYFTKEIREIIVRSGNEVDEEAIRVQAKKDGTFNLRENGFEKVKLGLTSIKEVIAATMEE is encoded by the coding sequence ATGGTTGAAGAAAAATTAGAAATGACGGATAAAATTGGTTACCTTTTACTAAAGAAAGGGATAATCGATTTAGATATTCTTGAAAAAGCTCTTCAGATAAAAGATAAAGAATATGGAAATGCTAAGAGAAATTTAGGACAAATCTTAGTTCAAGAATTTGGATTTGATCATGATGTAGTTTTTAGAGAAATTGCAATCCTTTATGCGTTCAAAGAAATAATATTTAATCCTCTTGAATATACCGAAACGCACATAACGGAAATGCAGAAAATATTAGAAGATGCTGGTGAGGAAGTTAAAACTCAACTACTTGAACACAAAGTTCTACCTTATAAATTTGATGATAGAATAAGAGACAAACTCATTCTTGCAGCAATAGATCCAACAGATAGATCTCTCACAAAAATTGCATATAATCTTAAAGCAAAAAAATATGAACTTAATTTCATAAAGAAAAAAGATTATGAAAAACTCTCTGATTTATTAGTCCCTCGCGAAAATGAATTTCTTCAGATGATCGAATCTTCTGACGAAGTTATGCATGTAGATGTTGATGAAAGTTCAGTTTCTGAAGAACAGCTTGATTCCGAAATTAACAAAAGTGCGTTAGTAAACTTAGTTGAAGCTGCTTTGGTTGAAGGAGTTAGAAGAGGAGTAAGTGATATTCATATTTTTCCTAAAAGTGGAAAAAAAACAGAAATACATTTTAGAACCGACGGAAAATTACAGCTTTGGTATACGCAAGATAATACATTACCAGAAGCCGTAATGGCAGTTGTAAAAGACCGTGCTAAAGGTTTGGATAGATTTGAAAGAGAACGTGCACAAGACGGATTTATTCAAAGACAAATAGATAATGTAGTTATTCGTTATAGAGTTTCAGTTTTACCAATGGTTGGAACTGAATTAAAAAGTAAATTTGAAAGTATTGTAATAAGAATTTTAGATGACAGAAATGTTATCAAAGATTTGAGCAAACTTGGATTAGTAAATTATGCCAAGAAGGCATTTGAAAAAGCAATTAAACAACCGCAAGGAATGGTAATTTTAACTGGTCCTACGGGAAGTGGTAAAAGTACAACACTAATTGCAGCTTTATATCAAGTAATAAATCCTACAGTAAATGTTCTAACAGTTGAAGATCCGGTGGAATATGTTATTGAAGGAGCACGCCAATTAAAAATTGGTCACAAAATGAATTTTGAGCAAGCTATTAGGGCAATACTTCGTCATGACCCGGATATTGTTCTAGTTGGTGAAATGAGAGATAAAGAAACTGCGGAAACCGCAATCAAACTTGCGAATACTGGTCACTTAACTTTTTCAACTTTGCATACAAACGATGCACCAAGCGCCGTAGCGAGATTATTTAAAATGGGTGTTGAACCTTTCTTAATTGCTTATGCAATTAATATAATCGTAGCTCAGAGATTAATTAGAAGATTATGTGAAAACTGCAAAAGAAAAGTATCAGAACTTGATGAAGCTGAATTAGAATCGCATGGATTAAAAATTGAAGAATGGAAGAATTATGATGTGTATGAAGCTGTAGGTTGTGAAAAGTGCAATAAATCTGGTTACAAAGGAAGGTTAGCAATCCATGAAGCACTTTATTTTACAAAAGAAATTAGAGAAATAATTGTTAGATCCGGTAATGAAGTTGATGAAGAAGCAATTAGAGTTCAAGCAAAAAAAGACGGTACTTTTAACTTAAGAGAAAATGGTTTTGAAAAAGTAAAGTTAGGACTAACATCAATAAAAGAAGTAATAGCAGCAACAATGGAAGAATAA
- a CDS encoding AMP-binding protein: MVILQNHTIAEVLKESVKKYSNNIALSSIDGNAVSFHELQNKVQKISDFLRDQGIVSGDRVAILSENTPNWAITYLAITSMGAVAVPIMTEFQYADVHHILRHSGSKALFISAKLYEKVEEFDSESLSTFILIDDFSIIPHKKTSDIISEKLKEGKREFAKILDAALKFVGVKDEKINEDDLAAIVYTSGTTGHSKGVMLTHKNIVFDAVATTEFVDINEKDRMLSQLPLAHTMECTLGLITPMMVGASVYYLEKPPTAAILLPALKKVKPTIMVSVPLIIEKIYKMKILPEINKKAVTRNLYKIPMFRKKINSIAGKKLLDTFGGSLRMFCIGGAALASDVEKFLVEAKFPYAMGYGLTETSPLVTGTDNFGVRMGASGTVLYGMEIKIVDPDPTTNEGEVFIKGPNVMKGYYKDPEKTAEVLTKDGWFKSGDLGYIDKEGYLFLKGRSKNVIIGSNGKNIYPEEIESVINENNYVLESLVYESDKKLIARIHLNYEELDREFNLQNVKESEARKKVDELLNDILVNVNKRVSTFSKLNKIIQQPEPFEKTPTKKIKRYLYN, from the coding sequence ATGGTAATTCTGCAAAATCACACAATTGCCGAAGTTCTTAAGGAATCAGTAAAAAAATATTCAAACAATATTGCACTTTCAAGCATAGATGGAAATGCGGTTTCGTTTCATGAACTGCAAAACAAAGTTCAGAAAATTTCTGACTTTCTTAGAGATCAAGGAATTGTAAGTGGAGACAGAGTTGCTATTTTAAGTGAGAATACTCCGAATTGGGCAATAACATATCTTGCAATTACATCAATGGGAGCAGTTGCAGTTCCCATAATGACTGAATTCCAATATGCTGATGTGCATCACATCTTAAGACATTCCGGAAGTAAGGCACTATTCATTTCAGCAAAACTATATGAAAAAGTTGAAGAATTTGATTCGGAAAGTTTATCAACATTTATTTTAATAGACGACTTCAGCATAATTCCACATAAAAAAACTTCTGATATAATTAGTGAAAAACTAAAAGAGGGCAAAAGAGAATTTGCAAAAATATTAGATGCTGCGTTAAAGTTTGTTGGTGTTAAAGATGAAAAAATAAATGAAGATGATTTAGCTGCGATTGTTTATACTTCAGGTACAACAGGACATTCAAAAGGTGTAATGTTAACACATAAAAATATTGTTTTCGATGCAGTTGCCACAACTGAATTTGTAGACATAAATGAAAAAGATAGAATGCTTTCTCAGCTTCCGCTTGCGCATACAATGGAATGTACTCTTGGATTGATTACACCAATGATGGTTGGAGCTTCAGTTTATTATTTAGAAAAACCTCCAACAGCTGCAATTCTTCTACCCGCATTGAAAAAAGTAAAACCAACAATTATGGTTTCTGTTCCGTTAATAATTGAAAAAATATATAAGATGAAAATTTTACCGGAAATTAATAAAAAAGCTGTAACAAGAAATTTGTATAAAATTCCAATGTTTAGAAAAAAAATTAATTCAATTGCCGGTAAGAAATTATTAGATACATTTGGCGGAAGTTTAAGAATGTTCTGCATCGGCGGTGCGGCATTAGCTTCCGATGTAGAAAAGTTTTTAGTCGAAGCAAAATTTCCATATGCAATGGGTTACGGCTTAACGGAAACTTCTCCGCTTGTTACGGGAACTGATAATTTTGGCGTTAGAATGGGCGCATCGGGAACTGTACTTTATGGAATGGAAATTAAAATTGTTGATCCCGATCCAACCACAAATGAAGGTGAAGTATTTATTAAAGGTCCGAATGTAATGAAAGGATATTACAAAGATCCGGAAAAAACTGCGGAAGTTTTAACGAAAGATGGTTGGTTTAAATCCGGTGATCTTGGTTATATTGATAAAGAAGGATATTTGTTTTTAAAGGGAAGATCGAAAAATGTAATAATAGGAAGTAACGGAAAAAATATTTATCCGGAAGAAATTGAATCTGTAATTAACGAAAATAATTATGTACTTGAATCTTTAGTTTATGAATCAGATAAAAAATTAATTGCAAGAATACATTTAAATTACGAAGAGCTTGATAGGGAATTTAATTTGCAGAATGTTAAAGAATCTGAAGCTAGAAAAAAAGTTGACGAATTGTTAAATGATATTTTGGTTAACGTAAACAAAAGAGTTTCAACATTTTCAAAATTAAATAAAATTATCCAGCAGCCGGAACCGTTTGAAAAAACACCGACTAAAAAAATAAAAAGATATCTATATAATTAA